From the Theobroma cacao cultivar B97-61/B2 chromosome 2, Criollo_cocoa_genome_V2, whole genome shotgun sequence genome, one window contains:
- the LOC108660726 gene encoding malate dehydrogenase, mitochondrial-like, giving the protein LLLLALFFAYADVDVPVIGGHAGITILPLFSQATPKANLPDDDIEALTKRTQDGGTEVVEAKAGKGSATLSMAYAGAVFADACIKGLNGVPDIVECSFVQSSVTELPFFASQVKLGKNGVEKVYGLGLLSEFEKQGLEKLKPELKASIEKGIKFANQN; this is encoded by the exons CTCCTGCTATTAGCCTTGTTTTTTGCATATGCAGATGTTGATGTGCCGGTAATTGGTGGCCATGCTGGCATCACTATCCTCCCACTCTTTTCTCAG GCCACACCAAAAGCCAACTTGCCTGATGATGACATAGAAGCTCTTACTAAGAGAACACAGGATGGAGGAACAGAAGTTGTTGAAGCAAAAGCTGGAAAGGGATCTGCAACACTATCAATGGC CTATGCTGGAGCTGTTTTCGCTGATGCTTGCATAAAGGGGCTTAATGGAGTCCCAGACATTGTCGAGTGTTCTTTTGTGCAATCGAGTGTCACAGAATTACCTTTCTTTGCCTCCCAG GTAAAGCTGGGAAAGAATGGTGTTGAGAAAGTCTATGGACTTGGTCTACTTTCTGAATTTGAGAAACAGGGTCTTGAGAAACTCAAGCCAGAGCTCAAAGCATCTATTGAGAAGGGAATCAAGTTTGCCAACCAAAATTAA